Proteins encoded within one genomic window of Acidiferrobacter thiooxydans:
- a CDS encoding DUF2357 domain-containing protein, with the protein MTALYIQAEGGGPAWQVWPVPDAVPAGAVREGASYLFELRDSDDASVADLLIDDEPVEALRSRLPTVARWRWQPGFHAGMVEAMLRMSGIGTRRFEVTIDPDLRKLTRDDFDTMVREVLQDTFALFSLSAFRKGIARQPSNRLPPLARLEFLRSRSDEIVAAVNAIARSPRHYLHAKDVTVPAHRAARATGLEIIKSFRSGVIRTEAISPSRLPAALKCRLPARITLRHCHNSLDIPEHRQIKACLQSWGEWLSGVAESLAKVELADNREIATRAGSWATRAQRISRRLNHASAAGFMAEVGEGPALLRMSPIFRNDPVYRRFYRLWQDMNLGLAALFGDFLQMPLARTYELYELWCFLRLLRAAVEEYGATGVNLSNLFLNEASGGVAIAAGAITVPIGGDRVLCFQRQYREYWVEDGREGSFSRTMAPDIVLAGGDLGGPGRHVIVLDAKYRINDGLNDALSSIHTYRDALVHEVESGRPEGIVTAAYLLTPHVPTGLQMDFKDTPMPGRLFHPQYREKFRFGAVTLRPGMSGEDLRTCLRTIVADAGAGA; encoded by the coding sequence GTGACGGCGCTCTATATTCAGGCGGAAGGAGGCGGACCGGCATGGCAGGTCTGGCCCGTGCCGGATGCGGTGCCGGCCGGAGCGGTGCGAGAAGGTGCGTCCTACCTCTTTGAGTTGCGCGACAGCGACGACGCGTCCGTGGCCGATTTGCTGATTGACGACGAGCCGGTTGAGGCGCTGCGGTCACGCCTACCCACTGTAGCCCGCTGGCGATGGCAGCCTGGATTCCACGCTGGCATGGTGGAAGCCATGCTGCGCATGTCGGGCATCGGAACGCGCCGCTTTGAGGTTACCATCGACCCCGATCTGCGCAAGCTCACGCGCGACGATTTTGACACCATGGTGCGTGAGGTTCTCCAAGATACCTTCGCTCTGTTCTCGCTGAGCGCTTTTCGCAAAGGTATTGCGCGCCAGCCCAGCAACCGGTTGCCGCCGCTGGCCAGGCTTGAGTTTCTGCGCTCACGCTCCGACGAGATCGTTGCCGCAGTCAACGCAATCGCGCGCTCGCCGCGCCACTACCTACACGCTAAGGACGTGACAGTACCGGCACATCGCGCTGCGCGCGCGACTGGCCTGGAGATCATAAAATCGTTCCGGTCCGGTGTTATCCGTACCGAAGCCATCAGCCCGTCGCGTCTACCCGCCGCCCTGAAGTGCCGTCTGCCAGCACGGATTACGCTGCGCCATTGCCACAATAGTCTGGATATCCCCGAGCACCGGCAGATCAAGGCGTGCCTGCAATCCTGGGGAGAGTGGCTATCCGGTGTAGCCGAGTCGTTGGCAAAAGTAGAGCTCGCCGATAACCGCGAGATCGCGACGCGGGCCGGAAGCTGGGCCACGCGGGCACAGCGGATCTCGCGTCGCTTGAACCATGCGTCTGCAGCTGGCTTCATGGCCGAGGTAGGTGAAGGGCCCGCGCTGCTGCGCATGTCCCCGATTTTCCGTAATGATCCGGTCTATCGGCGCTTCTACCGGCTCTGGCAGGACATGAATCTGGGGCTTGCGGCGCTGTTTGGCGATTTCTTGCAAATGCCGCTGGCCCGGACTTATGAGTTGTACGAACTGTGGTGCTTTCTGCGCCTGCTGCGTGCGGCCGTCGAGGAGTACGGCGCTACGGGCGTGAACCTGAGTAACCTGTTTCTCAACGAGGCCAGCGGCGGCGTGGCAATCGCCGCGGGCGCGATCACCGTGCCGATTGGCGGCGATCGCGTATTGTGTTTCCAGCGGCAGTACCGCGAATACTGGGTTGAAGACGGTCGTGAAGGTAGTTTCAGCCGGACAATGGCCCCCGATATTGTGCTGGCGGGCGGGGACTTGGGCGGCCCAGGACGTCACGTGATTGTCCTCGATGCGAAGTACCGGATTAACGATGGCCTGAACGATGCACTGAGTTCCATTCATACCTATCGCGACGCGCTCGTGCACGAAGTGGAAAGCGGCCGGCCAGAAGGAATCGTGACCGCGGCCTATCTACTGACCCCGCATGTGCCGACCGGCCTCCAGATGGACTTTAAGGACACGCCCATGCCGGGCCGATTGTTTCACCCGCAGTACCGCGAGAAGTTCCGTTTCGGCGCGGTCACGCTGCGGCCCGGCATGTCAGGCGAAGACCTGCGGACTTGTCTGAGGACCATCGTTGCGGACGCAGGAGCGGGGGCATAA
- a CDS encoding thioredoxin fold domain-containing protein codes for MPMQGVSRILNVATKIFAIFGVLVVAAGTVGWWLAPTQPASRPALAGHGAGRRSRMALARLVQEASRGQAGIKRTFAGPDGLTGLVLSPSGSVAWTNGRYVFLGAVFDAKGRNLSLLAQQAISPQRFLFPTHASAGLLLGTAGPTLTMVADPNCAFCHRDWVRVLAPRIAAGTLRVRIVPVAIVDPATARVRAAEILSAPDPGRAWAQDERDFHETTEQGGLPVQGVTVAPVALAAVESNTAAFFASSHGTAATPTFVYHGRRHVGYLSAPALRAFLAQGAVDGDSRHE; via the coding sequence ATGCCAATGCAGGGCGTAAGCAGAATTCTCAATGTCGCGACGAAGATCTTCGCGATCTTCGGCGTGCTGGTGGTGGCCGCGGGCACCGTCGGTTGGTGGTTGGCACCGACCCAGCCCGCATCACGCCCCGCTCTTGCGGGCCATGGGGCGGGCCGGCGTTCACGCATGGCGCTTGCCCGTCTGGTCCAGGAGGCGTCCCGGGGCCAGGCCGGTATCAAGCGGACCTTTGCAGGACCGGACGGGCTGACCGGCCTGGTCTTGTCGCCCAGCGGGTCGGTGGCGTGGACGAATGGCCGCTACGTCTTTCTGGGTGCGGTATTCGATGCCAAAGGGCGCAATTTGTCCCTATTGGCGCAGCAGGCGATTTCGCCCCAGCGTTTTCTTTTTCCCACCCACGCCTCGGCGGGCCTGCTGCTTGGGACGGCAGGACCGACGTTGACGATGGTCGCCGACCCGAACTGCGCCTTTTGTCACCGGGACTGGGTGCGCGTTCTGGCCCCCCGCATTGCGGCGGGCACATTGCGTGTGCGCATCGTGCCGGTGGCGATCGTCGACCCCGCCACGGCGCGTGTGCGGGCGGCCGAGATCCTGAGTGCGCCGGATCCCGGACGAGCCTGGGCACAGGATGAGCGCGACTTTCATGAGACGACGGAGCAGGGGGGGTTGCCCGTGCAAGGCGTCACCGTGGCCCCCGTGGCCTTGGCGGCGGTGGAGAGCAATACCGCGGCCTTTTTTGCCTCCAGCCACGGGACGGCGGCCACGCCGACCTTCGTCTACCACGGCCGCCGGCACGTGGGCTATCTGAGCGCGCCGGCACTCCGTGCCTTTTTGGCGCAGGGAGCGGTTGACGGGGATTCGCGTCATGAGTAG
- a CDS encoding McrB family protein yields the protein MNLVERQQRFLDAAQRHFGTTKAVRPRELFGVSNSAKIVEGGIQLGVVNLDNVKDDTEALIFGCVMRFPPEDEVYFAVLVRKDRASFLARLSQMKKLGAAAKASGTEPVDLPSEEDDAPETPGATIKYSARNNVVPIYLARDGRLWLRNAKFWDSLAFDMSPFGPSTEPDEIVVALYPPTASARRSLLAREFIGWLGKLVGSQKIHELPVWTDTATLSPEMRRMPASIPIEDIEAAVKVLGGHYPNGEVTRLHAALNFLSHKHFVILSGLSGTGKTQLALKYARAVHGLTSNTDDDPLIFECPVRPEWTDPTGLIGYYDVLTNRYVVPPFLEAVLVATAHRGSPVFVILDEMNLARVEYYLSDVLSCMETGGRLQLHSNGVPLEGTTGASIRAELPLPANLFIIGTINVDETTNPVSDKVLDRASVIDMSTVDVPGFLGSLEGRYPELRDARVASEAKLTEIHGLMQKHGLGFGYRLIEEFVRYHAFDAAHLKSAPADVTDQLLVQKVLVKLRGTERQRALLAGLNKACDGLPRAQAFILRLLTDLDEFGSFQAMR from the coding sequence ATGAATCTCGTCGAGCGGCAGCAACGGTTTCTTGACGCCGCCCAGAGGCATTTTGGAACAACGAAGGCGGTCCGTCCGCGTGAGCTGTTTGGTGTCTCTAACAGCGCCAAGATCGTCGAAGGCGGCATCCAGCTCGGCGTCGTCAACCTCGACAACGTCAAGGACGACACTGAGGCGCTGATTTTTGGCTGCGTAATGCGCTTCCCGCCGGAGGACGAAGTCTATTTCGCTGTCTTGGTGCGTAAAGACAGGGCCAGTTTTCTGGCCCGGCTTTCTCAAATGAAGAAACTCGGTGCTGCCGCGAAGGCCTCTGGCACGGAGCCAGTCGATCTGCCCTCGGAGGAAGATGACGCACCCGAGACGCCGGGCGCAACGATCAAGTACAGCGCCCGCAACAATGTGGTTCCGATCTATCTTGCGCGCGATGGACGGCTCTGGCTGCGCAATGCCAAGTTCTGGGACAGCCTCGCCTTCGACATGTCGCCGTTCGGTCCTTCAACCGAACCGGATGAGATCGTCGTTGCGCTCTACCCGCCGACTGCTTCGGCCCGGCGTAGCCTGCTCGCCCGTGAGTTCATTGGGTGGTTGGGCAAATTGGTCGGGTCACAGAAGATTCACGAGCTGCCAGTCTGGACCGATACCGCTACACTCAGCCCGGAAATGCGCCGTATGCCGGCCAGTATTCCGATCGAGGACATCGAAGCCGCAGTGAAGGTCCTCGGTGGTCACTACCCGAATGGCGAGGTAACGCGCCTCCACGCGGCACTGAATTTCCTGTCGCACAAGCACTTCGTGATCCTATCTGGCCTATCTGGTACGGGCAAGACACAGCTCGCATTGAAGTATGCAAGAGCTGTGCACGGTCTGACTTCGAATACCGACGATGACCCGTTGATCTTTGAATGCCCGGTTCGGCCGGAATGGACTGATCCGACTGGTCTGATCGGATATTACGATGTACTCACGAACCGCTACGTGGTACCGCCGTTTCTAGAGGCGGTACTTGTGGCGACGGCGCACCGCGGGTCGCCAGTCTTCGTGATCCTCGACGAAATGAACCTTGCGCGGGTCGAGTACTATCTGTCTGACGTGCTCTCGTGCATGGAGACGGGGGGTCGGCTACAACTGCACTCGAACGGCGTGCCACTCGAAGGCACGACGGGCGCGAGCATCCGCGCTGAGCTACCGCTCCCCGCCAACCTGTTCATCATCGGTACGATCAATGTCGATGAGACGACCAACCCAGTCAGCGATAAGGTGCTCGATCGGGCGTCGGTGATCGACATGTCCACGGTCGACGTGCCGGGTTTCCTTGGTTCGCTTGAAGGCCGCTATCCTGAACTGAGGGATGCCCGAGTGGCTTCCGAAGCTAAGCTCACCGAAATCCACGGCCTGATGCAGAAGCACGGCCTCGGCTTCGGATACCGGCTGATCGAGGAGTTTGTACGCTACCACGCCTTCGACGCAGCGCATCTCAAAAGCGCGCCCGCTGATGTCACCGACCAGCTACTCGTGCAGAAGGTGTTGGTGAAGCTGCGTGGCACCGAACGACAGCGCGCACTGCTGGCGGGCCTCAACAAGGCCTGCGACGGACTACCGCGCGCGCAGGCCTTTATTCTGAGGCTGCTGACTGATCTCGATGAATTCGGTTCTTTCCAGGCCATGCGGTGA
- a CDS encoding nucleoside 2-deoxyribosyltransferase, producing the protein MSRPNIQVYVAGPDVFAPHWDTFRQEITQYAVERGITPIFPKSEPDDGPADIYRCNTRLIRQADAVIANLQCFRGSEPDSGTVFEVGFATALGRPVWGFNATGLYHEKVAEHYGLSPDRAFPITCKAGYAVESFGQDLNLMLAIPLRLRATWQEALDEINSAESFQSAKPNSQE; encoded by the coding sequence ATGAGTAGACCCAATATCCAGGTCTATGTCGCCGGCCCCGATGTCTTTGCGCCTCATTGGGATACGTTCCGCCAGGAGATCACCCAGTATGCCGTCGAGCGCGGCATCACACCCATCTTTCCGAAGAGCGAGCCCGATGATGGCCCGGCGGACATCTATCGGTGCAATACCAGGCTGATCCGACAGGCGGATGCGGTCATCGCCAACCTTCAGTGTTTTCGCGGGTCGGAGCCGGACTCAGGAACGGTCTTCGAGGTGGGCTTTGCCACTGCGCTCGGTCGGCCCGTGTGGGGATTCAATGCCACGGGCCTCTATCACGAGAAGGTGGCCGAACACTACGGGTTGAGTCCCGATCGGGCGTTCCCGATTACCTGCAAGGCCGGTTATGCGGTCGAGAGTTTCGGCCAAGACCTGAACTTGATGCTCGCGATTCCCCTCAGGCTGCGCGCCACATGGCAGGAGGCCCTTGACGAGATCAATTCGGCGGAATCGTTTCAGAGTGCTAAACCAAATTCCCAGGAGTAG
- a CDS encoding EAL domain-containing protein: MGSGKVVPYRAEAIVAFPSDWAGERLLGRELLRGAVQAPRVWRPQGNWQRWYRVVFEQILPVHVLRCSGLVFINFFSDQILDPMIQGLVRRCPFRDRVVLEWVERPAGARRLARAGGVFQGLREEGFSLAIDDVGAGADGLGRWALVQADFVKASGHLLHRARADVGARAVLRSLGHAIRDEGHARYIVEWVERWDDWWLAQECGADAWQGFLSRKRPVSAGGCE, encoded by the coding sequence GTGGGGTCCGGTAAGGTGGTGCCCTATCGCGCCGAGGCGATCGTTGCGTTTCCCTCCGATTGGGCCGGCGAACGGCTATTGGGTCGGGAACTCTTACGCGGTGCCGTCCAGGCGCCGCGGGTATGGCGGCCGCAGGGCAATTGGCAGCGGTGGTATCGCGTCGTGTTCGAACAGATCCTGCCGGTCCATGTCCTGCGATGTTCGGGATTGGTGTTCATCAATTTTTTCTCCGATCAGATTCTGGACCCGATGATCCAGGGGCTGGTGCGCCGCTGTCCTTTTCGCGATCGGGTCGTATTGGAGTGGGTCGAACGGCCGGCGGGAGCCCGACGTCTCGCCCGGGCCGGGGGCGTTTTTCAAGGATTACGGGAAGAGGGGTTTTCCTTGGCGATCGATGACGTGGGGGCCGGCGCCGATGGTTTGGGCCGGTGGGCCCTGGTGCAGGCGGATTTCGTGAAGGCCTCCGGGCACCTCCTTCATCGGGCGCGTGCGGACGTCGGGGCGCGCGCGGTGTTGCGGTCTTTGGGCCATGCCATTCGCGATGAGGGTCATGCCCGCTACATCGTCGAATGGGTCGAGCGGTGGGACGACTGGTGGTTGGCGCAAGAGTGCGGCGCGGACGCCTGGCAAGGATTCTTGAGTCGCAAGCGGCCTGTCTCCGCGGGAGGTTGTGAATGA
- a CDS encoding very short patch repair endonuclease: MGDTLTAEQRRFNMSRIRGKDTKLEMLIRRGLHARGLRYRLHDRSLPGRPDLVFPKFHAAVFVHGCFWHSHGCVLAQVPATRQAFWKANLAANVKRDNGAVEALRASGWRVLVIWECAVRGLSRRDSGYVLDAAAVFLRGSLVGADLPGDWNRKC; this comes from the coding sequence ATGGGCGACACGCTTACAGCCGAACAACGTCGGTTCAACATGAGCCGCATCCGGGGCAAGGACACGAAGCTCGAGATGCTGATCCGGCGTGGCCTGCACGCGCGGGGTCTGCGCTACCGGCTGCATGATCGGTCACTCCCCGGCCGGCCCGATCTCGTGTTCCCAAAGTTCCATGCAGCTGTATTTGTCCATGGCTGCTTCTGGCACTCGCACGGGTGCGTATTGGCACAGGTACCCGCTACCCGCCAAGCCTTTTGGAAGGCCAATCTCGCAGCAAATGTTAAGCGGGATAACGGTGCGGTCGAAGCGCTGCGGGCTTCCGGATGGCGGGTGCTGGTTATCTGGGAGTGCGCGGTGCGTGGCCTCAGCCGGCGTGACTCGGGATATGTGCTGGATGCCGCGGCAGTATTCTTGCGTGGGAGCTTGGTAGGGGCGGACCTGCCGGGGGACTGGAACAGAAAGTGTTAA
- a CDS encoding HD family hydrolase, whose amino-acid sequence MADIKPEAMMESLLYITRFTGHAGAYSVAQHSVLVACFVARLTDSADLFAEALYHDLHEAYVGDVASPLKSLLPDYQVIEESWRLMTAQVLGLPKVPSPLVRRADRAVCAVEMRDLMPRAAQDWAQVLGVKRTDIHGVREICGGSRIRPWTVDQTRETVRDAMAVARRAKPASPPSCFGAVP is encoded by the coding sequence GTGGCGGACATCAAACCGGAAGCCATGATGGAATCCTTGCTCTACATCACGCGTTTTACAGGCCATGCCGGGGCCTATAGCGTGGCCCAGCACAGCGTGCTGGTGGCCTGCTTCGTCGCCCGTCTCACGGATTCTGCGGATCTGTTTGCGGAGGCCCTGTACCACGATCTGCACGAGGCCTACGTGGGCGACGTCGCGTCTCCCCTGAAGAGTCTGCTGCCGGATTACCAGGTCATCGAGGAATCCTGGCGGCTCATGACCGCACAGGTCCTGGGTTTGCCCAAGGTCCCATCGCCCCTTGTGCGCCGCGCCGACCGGGCCGTCTGCGCCGTGGAGATGCGGGATCTGATGCCGCGCGCCGCCCAGGATTGGGCGCAGGTGCTGGGGGTGAAGCGCACGGACATCCATGGGGTGCGCGAGATCTGCGGGGGATCCCGGATCCGTCCCTGGACCGTAGATCAGACCCGCGAGACGGTTCGGGATGCCATGGCCGTGGCGCGCCGGGCGAAACCGGCCTCGCCGCCATCCTGTTTCGGGGCGGTGCCGTGA